A single Brachybacterium sillae DNA region contains:
- a CDS encoding IPT/TIG domain-containing protein has product MAAVSSLAPSFAASSPTIVTEQCQDNLPAGVGPYWPTDGSHVYSSTGGDANTNVTTAFNYGMNDASGVGSVSIYFDDGAAQSWVADPYVTMNNGNTYCGFASLGGTASFVSPSGVNSSTSVMWYGTAGLTDDALWSGVTAHLPFVYWWTDPATGTLYSAQYEMLITYPTTDAFSAGVQNMTVQFVEAPYGCANQQCTSETPVIRNVTPNYPAAGSTVTITGSGFTGATSVTYYGHELQYTVVNDTTIEAVMPDPWPAGLSWGIVYDVVVCNSTGCSDGYGIARGAN; this is encoded by the coding sequence GTGGCCGCCGTCTCCTCCCTTGCGCCCTCCTTCGCTGCCAGCAGCCCGACGATCGTCACCGAACAGTGCCAGGACAACCTCCCGGCCGGAGTGGGGCCGTACTGGCCGACCGACGGTTCCCACGTCTACTCGTCCACCGGTGGGGATGCCAACACCAACGTCACCACGGCGTTCAACTACGGCATGAACGACGCCTCCGGCGTCGGCTCCGTGAGCATCTACTTCGATGACGGTGCTGCCCAGTCGTGGGTCGCCGATCCCTACGTCACGATGAACAACGGCAACACCTACTGCGGCTTCGCCTCTCTCGGTGGCACGGCCTCTTTCGTCTCCCCCTCGGGTGTGAACTCCTCCACCTCCGTCATGTGGTACGGCACCGCGGGCCTCACCGACGACGCCCTGTGGAGCGGCGTCACCGCGCACCTGCCCTTCGTGTACTGGTGGACCGACCCGGCCACGGGGACGCTCTACAGCGCCCAGTACGAGATGCTGATCACCTACCCCACCACCGACGCGTTCTCCGCCGGTGTGCAGAACATGACGGTGCAGTTCGTGGAGGCGCCCTACGGCTGCGCCAACCAGCAGTGCACGTCCGAGACCCCGGTTATCCGCAACGTCACCCCGAACTACCCGGCGGCCGGCTCCACCGTCACCATCACTGGCTCCGGCTTCACCGGTGCCACCTCGGTGACCTACTACGGGCACGAGCTGCAGTACACGGTCGTGAACGACACCACCATCGAGGCCGTCATGCCGGATCCGTGGCCGGCAGGGTTGTCGTGGGGCATCGTCTACGACGTCGTGGTGTGCAACTCCACCGGCTGCTCCGACGGCTACGGCATCGCCCGCGGCGCCAACTGA
- a CDS encoding NAD-dependent epimerase/dehydratase family protein: protein MTTHEKPAPASQDGTPAHPRRRILITGATGAVGLGLVERLGDEYEILEHGRTPRTSRQETSLLRADLGSVDEVQALLDGVDTIVHLAGAASPESDWEAVLEANIIGTRTVLEAARRAGTRRVVLASSNHAMGMYDRHEQWPVYPHQVPRPDSLYGVSKVFGETLGRFYHDEHGLDVICLRIGWVDDDPLKADEDVLRAMWLSPDDAARVVRRAIEAEVRFGLYYAISDNPNRRWDLTNTMLELGYRPQDSWTDLPGATETVVEGGAPVRDSWPKGS from the coding sequence ATGACCACTCACGAGAAACCCGCCCCTGCATCACAGGACGGGACGCCCGCCCATCCTCGCCGCCGCATCCTCATCACCGGTGCCACCGGAGCCGTGGGCCTCGGGTTGGTCGAGCGCCTCGGCGACGAGTACGAGATCCTGGAGCACGGCCGCACGCCGCGCACTTCCCGGCAGGAGACCTCCCTGCTGCGCGCCGACCTCGGCAGCGTGGACGAGGTCCAGGCCCTGTTGGACGGTGTGGACACGATCGTGCATCTGGCCGGAGCGGCATCCCCGGAGTCCGACTGGGAGGCGGTGCTCGAGGCGAACATCATCGGCACCCGCACCGTGCTGGAGGCGGCCCGTCGCGCGGGCACCCGGCGGGTGGTCCTGGCCTCCTCCAACCACGCCATGGGGATGTACGACCGCCACGAGCAGTGGCCGGTGTATCCGCATCAGGTGCCGCGCCCCGATTCGCTGTACGGCGTCTCGAAGGTGTTCGGGGAGACCCTGGGCCGCTTCTACCACGATGAGCACGGCCTGGACGTGATCTGCCTGCGCATCGGTTGGGTGGACGACGACCCCCTGAAGGCCGACGAGGACGTGCTGCGCGCGATGTGGTTGAGTCCCGACGATGCCGCCCGGGTGGTGCGCCGCGCCATCGAGGCGGAGGTGCGCTTCGGCCTGTACTACGCCATCAGCGACAACCCGAACCGACGCTGGGATCTCACCAACACCATGCTGGAGCTCGGGTACCGCCCCCAGGACTCCTGGACGGACCTTCCGGGTGCGACGGAGACCGTGGTGGAGGGTGGCGCCCCCGTGCGGGACTCCTGGCCCAAGGGGTCCTGA
- a CDS encoding NAD-dependent epimerase/dehydratase family protein, whose translation MRIAVTGATGVLGQEAVTALVAAGHEVTGITRQDRGVPVVEGRGARSVVADVFDETAMTRVLRGHDVVINTLGHMPVGMTAMRPLAWREDDRLHAEASVAIAAGAARAGVRKLIQESTVYLYPDNGDEWIGEDKPLSVRNQAFRPRVQEMRAAVDFATGGRSAVILRLGQLFGRDPQSTYALRAVREGDPILLGKPSSYITLLHHRDAGRAFVAALQAGSGFYNVGGEPIRRERWAKDLGREAKADGPAKFFPEIAQTLVGTRLDVQRRSLRVSSLRFLGETGWRPTIGPSTPGWSHL comes from the coding sequence GTGAGGATCGCGGTCACCGGCGCCACCGGAGTTCTCGGCCAGGAGGCGGTCACGGCGCTGGTCGCGGCGGGCCATGAGGTCACCGGCATCACCCGGCAGGATCGCGGCGTCCCCGTCGTGGAGGGCCGCGGCGCCCGCTCGGTGGTCGCGGACGTCTTCGACGAGACCGCGATGACCCGGGTTCTGCGCGGGCATGACGTCGTCATCAACACCCTCGGCCACATGCCGGTCGGGATGACGGCGATGCGCCCGCTCGCCTGGCGCGAGGATGACCGTCTCCACGCCGAGGCCTCGGTGGCGATCGCAGCGGGCGCGGCGCGCGCCGGGGTCCGCAAGCTCATCCAGGAGTCGACCGTGTACCTCTACCCGGACAACGGCGATGAGTGGATCGGGGAGGACAAGCCGCTGAGCGTGCGCAACCAGGCGTTCCGCCCCCGGGTGCAGGAGATGCGCGCGGCCGTGGACTTCGCCACCGGGGGGCGCAGCGCCGTGATCCTCCGGCTCGGGCAGCTGTTCGGCCGCGACCCGCAGAGCACCTACGCCCTGCGCGCCGTGCGTGAGGGCGACCCCATCCTGTTGGGGAAGCCCTCGAGCTACATCACCCTGCTCCACCATCGTGATGCGGGGCGAGCCTTCGTGGCGGCGCTGCAGGCGGGCAGCGGGTTCTACAACGTCGGCGGGGAGCCGATCCGTCGCGAGCGGTGGGCGAAGGACCTCGGTCGCGAGGCGAAGGCCGACGGGCCCGCGAAGTTCTTCCCCGAGATCGCGCAGACCCTGGTGGGTACGCGGCTCGACGTGCAGCGGCGGTCGCTGCGGGTCTCGTCCCTGCGGTTCCTCGGCGAGACCGGATGGCGGCCGACCATCGGCCCGTCGACCCCGGGCTGGTCACACCTCTGA
- a CDS encoding ABC transporter ATP-binding protein, with product MTSRSIPESAGDRHAPDTSGFPSADTSGDSTGPQHLSDEEILAIQESGATDEWGGGPGRRAKAFWPSARRMLGLFRGHELGIAIVTAMVVGSVVLNVWAPHVLGRAMDVIFGGVLSARMPAGATAAQVIEGLRRAGRTQEAEMLSGMTFTPGQGVDFPALGRLILIVLAMYVVAQLLMWLQGRVLNDIVMRVVFDLRQRVEAKVHRLPLAAVDARSRGDLLSRTTNDVDNVQQALQQALAMLLQSVLTIIGIVGMMLWLSWQLALIALIALPVAAVVVGVIGSRSQKLFAEQWRETGRLNGHIEESFTGHELVTVFGRQADMARRFEERNEDLFWAAFSAQFLSGMIMPIMQWVNWLGYVGIAVVGALRVANGQMTLGAVTAFIQYSREFNQPLGQVAGMANMLISGVASAERIFELLDDPDQPSDEEMRSRVMADTGAHTAAPGGGSAVRGEVEFQHVAFSYTPEAPLIRDLSLLARPGQTVAIVGPTGAGKTTLVNLLLRFYEVDAGRILLDGVDVRALDRAELRSRTGMVLQDAVLFEGTIRENIRYGRLDATDDEVIEAARAAYVDRFVHALPDGYDTVIGQDGESISAGERQLITIARAFLARPTLLILDEATSSVDTRTEVLVQKAMAALRSDQTSFVIAHRLSTIRDADVILVMEHGDIVEQGSHAQLLAARGAYHRLYTSQFRGGLTEE from the coding sequence ATGACCTCGCGATCCATCCCCGAATCCGCCGGCGACCGGCACGCGCCCGACACCTCCGGCTTCCCGTCGGCGGACACCAGCGGTGATTCGACCGGGCCTCAGCACCTCAGCGACGAGGAGATCCTCGCGATCCAGGAGTCCGGCGCCACCGATGAGTGGGGTGGCGGGCCGGGGCGTCGCGCCAAGGCGTTCTGGCCCTCGGCCCGCCGCATGCTCGGCCTGTTCCGCGGCCACGAACTCGGCATCGCGATTGTCACCGCGATGGTCGTCGGCTCCGTGGTGCTGAACGTGTGGGCGCCGCACGTGCTGGGCCGCGCGATGGACGTCATCTTCGGCGGGGTGCTCTCCGCGCGGATGCCCGCGGGGGCCACCGCTGCTCAGGTGATCGAGGGGCTGCGTCGTGCCGGCCGCACCCAGGAGGCGGAGATGCTGTCCGGCATGACCTTCACCCCCGGGCAGGGGGTGGACTTCCCTGCGCTCGGCCGGCTGATCCTGATCGTCCTCGCGATGTACGTGGTGGCACAGCTGCTGATGTGGCTGCAGGGGCGCGTGCTCAACGACATCGTCATGCGGGTGGTGTTCGACCTGCGGCAGCGGGTGGAGGCCAAGGTCCACCGCCTGCCGCTCGCAGCCGTCGATGCGCGTTCCCGCGGTGATCTGCTCTCCCGCACCACCAATGACGTCGACAACGTCCAACAGGCCCTGCAGCAGGCCCTTGCGATGCTGCTGCAGTCGGTGCTGACCATCATCGGCATCGTCGGCATGATGCTGTGGCTGTCCTGGCAGCTGGCACTCATCGCGCTGATCGCCCTGCCGGTCGCAGCGGTGGTGGTCGGGGTGATCGGATCGCGCTCGCAGAAGCTGTTCGCCGAGCAGTGGCGCGAGACCGGCCGTCTCAACGGTCACATCGAGGAGTCCTTCACCGGCCATGAGCTGGTGACGGTGTTCGGCCGTCAGGCGGACATGGCCCGACGCTTCGAGGAACGCAACGAGGACCTGTTCTGGGCGGCGTTCAGCGCCCAGTTCCTCTCCGGCATGATCATGCCGATCATGCAGTGGGTGAACTGGCTCGGTTACGTCGGGATCGCCGTGGTCGGGGCGCTGCGGGTGGCGAACGGTCAGATGACCCTGGGCGCGGTGACCGCGTTCATCCAGTACTCCCGCGAGTTCAACCAGCCGCTGGGACAGGTGGCCGGCATGGCGAACATGCTGATCTCCGGTGTCGCGTCCGCGGAGCGGATCTTCGAGCTGCTCGATGACCCCGACCAGCCCAGTGACGAGGAGATGCGCTCGCGAGTCATGGCCGACACTGGAGCACACACCGCGGCACCGGGTGGCGGCTCCGCTGTCCGCGGGGAGGTCGAGTTCCAGCACGTCGCCTTCTCGTACACCCCCGAGGCGCCGCTGATCCGCGACCTCAGCCTCCTGGCCCGGCCCGGGCAGACGGTCGCGATCGTCGGCCCGACCGGCGCCGGGAAGACCACCCTGGTGAACCTGCTGCTGCGCTTCTACGAGGTCGATGCCGGGCGCATCCTGCTCGACGGGGTCGATGTGCGGGCCCTCGACCGGGCCGAACTGCGGTCCCGCACCGGGATGGTGCTGCAGGACGCGGTGCTGTTCGAGGGCACCATCCGGGAGAACATCCGCTACGGCCGACTGGACGCGACCGACGACGAGGTGATCGAGGCCGCGCGCGCCGCCTACGTGGATCGGTTCGTCCACGCCCTGCCCGACGGATACGACACCGTGATCGGCCAGGATGGCGAGTCGATCTCGGCGGGGGAGCGGCAGCTGATCACCATCGCCCGGGCGTTCCTGGCTCGGCCGACACTGCTGATCCTCGACGAGGCCACCAGCTCGGTGGATACCCGCACCGAGGTTCTGGTGCAGAAGGCGATGGCGGCGCTGCGCAGCGACCAGACCAGCTTCGTCATCGCCCACCGGCTCTCCACGATCCGCGACGCCGACGTGATCCTGGTGATGGAGCACGGCGACATCGTCGAGCAGGGGAGCCACGCGCAGCTGCTGGCCGCCCGCGGTGCCTACCACCGCCTGTACACCTCGCAGTTCCGCGGCGGCCTCACGGAGGAATGA